The proteins below are encoded in one region of Manis javanica isolate MJ-LG chromosome 8, MJ_LKY, whole genome shotgun sequence:
- the LOC108394610 gene encoding LOW QUALITY PROTEIN: olfactory receptor 4F3/4F16/4F29-like (The sequence of the model RefSeq protein was modified relative to this genomic sequence to represent the inferred CDS: inserted 2 bases in 1 codon), whose translation MDGKNYSMVSEFLFVGLTNSWKIQLLLCVFSSTFYVASVMENSLVMLTVISDPHLHSSMYFLLANLSFIDLGVSSAITLKMILXVHKIISFGGCITEIFFLHIIGGVEMVLLIAMVFDRYVAICKPLHYLTIMNQKMCILLLVAAWIIGLLHSVIQLVFVIKLPFCGPNLIDSFYCDFPRFIKLACTDTYRLEFMVTANSGFISLGSFFILVVSYIFITITVQKHSAGGLSKALSTLSTHVMVVVLFFGPCIFVYTWPHPTSHLDKFLAVFDAVLTPFLNSFIYTFRNKEMKVAMRKMLKKHLTKCNIHS comes from the exons atggatggaaaaaattACTCTATGGTGTCAGAATTTTTGTTTGTGGGACTCACCAATTCCTGGAAAATCCAACTTCTCCTCTGTGTGTTCTCATCCACTTTTTATGTGGCAAGCGTGATGGAAAACTCCCTCGTTATGCTCACTGTGATTTCAGACCCTCACCTACACTCCTCCATGTACTTTCTCTTGGCCAACCTCTCCTTCATTGACCTGGGAGTTTCTTCTGCCATCACTCTGAAGATGATTTT TGTTCATAAAATCATCTCCTTTGGTGGTTGCATCACTGAAATATTCTTTCTGCACATCATTGGTGGTGTGGAGATGGTGCTGCTCATCGCCATGGTCTTTGACAGATATGTTGCCATATGTAAGCCTCTTCACTATCTGACTATTATGAaccaaaaaatgtgtattttgcttcTGGTTGCTGCATGGATAATTGGCTTGCTCCATTCTGTGATTCAATTGGTTTTTGTTATAAAGTTGCCATTTTGTGGTCCTAACTTGATAGACAGCTTTTACTGTGACTTTCCTCGGTTCATTAAACTTGCCTGCACAGATACCTACAGACTAGAGTTCATGGTCACAGCCAACAGTGGTTTTATATCTCTGGGATCATTCTTCATACTGGTTGTCTCCTACATTTTTATCACGATCACTGTTCAGAAGCACTCTGCTGGTGGCTTATCCAAGGCCCTCTCTACTTTGTCAACTCATGTCATggtggtggttttgttctttggtccTTGTATCTTTGTGTATACCTGGCCTCACCCCACATCACACCTAGACAAATTCCTGGCTGTTTTTGATGCAGTTCTTACtccttttttaaattcattcatcTATACGTTCaggaacaaagaaatgaaagtggcAATGAGGAAA atgctgaaaaagcatttgacaaaatgcaacatccattcatga